Proteins encoded in a region of the Stieleria neptunia genome:
- a CDS encoding YeeE/YedE thiosulfate transporter family protein, whose amino-acid sequence MILQTLSPALTSLAEVNPLEYSGPAWSPYLVGALIGVLSMLTFYFSNKPLGASTAYARAAGMLGNLTAPHHTQRLKYFQDNPPKIGWEFMLVLGVVIGAFVAAWSGNEWTGRLLPLMWQDRFGADSGLLRVLVAFCGGGLMAFGARMAGGCTSGHGISGTLQLAIGSWIAAICFFIGGIVTAMLMYAV is encoded by the coding sequence ATGATCCTGCAGACGCTCTCCCCTGCACTGACATCGCTCGCCGAAGTCAATCCGCTGGAGTACTCCGGTCCGGCGTGGTCACCCTACCTGGTCGGAGCGTTGATCGGCGTGCTGTCCATGTTGACGTTCTATTTTTCAAATAAACCCTTGGGCGCGTCGACAGCCTACGCACGTGCCGCCGGCATGCTGGGCAACCTGACAGCTCCGCATCACACGCAACGACTGAAATACTTCCAGGACAACCCGCCAAAAATCGGCTGGGAGTTCATGTTGGTTCTCGGCGTGGTGATCGGCGCCTTCGTTGCCGCCTGGAGCGGAAACGAATGGACCGGTCGCCTGCTACCACTGATGTGGCAAGACCGCTTCGGCGCAGACAGCGGACTGCTTCGTGTCCTCGTTGCATTCTGCGGCGGCGGTCTGATGGCGTTTGGTGCGCGGATGGCCGGAGGCTGCACCAGCGGCCACGGGATCAGCGGCACACTTCAACTTGCGATCGGGTCTTGGATCGCCGCGATCTGCTTTTTTATTGGCGGCATCGTGACCGCGATGCTGATGTATGCCGTTTAG
- a CDS encoding YeeE/YedE family protein produces the protein MSTTTEKPNDTAPNDTAPNDTAPNDITAPHAKNDQDKQPKPLSAAGRSLALGVLFGIVFGFLLQKGGVAKFHILIGQLLLEDFTVVKVMLSAVVVGMLGIHTLHRAEMVEFHIKPTRLASNVIGGLLFGCGFALSAYCPGTGAAALGQGNFDAIAMMVGMVAGSYVFAEASSWISRNLDPIGDKGKLTLFDFFPQNRTAVTLGSASLLVVVLIVLEFTTTR, from the coding sequence ATGTCCACCACTACGGAAAAGCCGAACGATACAGCGCCGAACGATACAGCGCCGAACGATACAGCGCCAAACGACATCACAGCGCCACACGCAAAAAACGATCAAGACAAGCAGCCTAAGCCGCTGTCCGCGGCGGGCCGCTCACTTGCGTTGGGCGTGCTCTTCGGCATCGTGTTTGGCTTCCTATTGCAAAAAGGCGGCGTCGCGAAATTTCACATCTTGATCGGACAACTGTTGTTAGAGGACTTCACGGTTGTGAAAGTCATGTTGTCCGCGGTCGTCGTGGGCATGTTGGGAATCCACACGCTACACCGAGCCGAAATGGTGGAATTCCATATCAAGCCGACTCGTTTGGCTTCCAACGTCATCGGGGGGCTGCTGTTCGGATGCGGATTCGCGTTGTCCGCTTATTGTCCGGGCACCGGGGCCGCCGCGCTGGGGCAGGGAAACTTTGATGCGATCGCGATGATGGTGGGGATGGTTGCCGGTTCCTACGTCTTTGCCGAGGCATCGAGTTGGATCAGCCGCAACCTCGATCCAATCGGTGACAAGGGCAAGCTGACCCTGTTCGATTTTTTTCCGCAGAACCGAACCGCCGTCACGCTTGGCAGTGCGTCGTTGTTGGTGGTCGTGTTAATCGTATTGGAGTTTACAACGACGCGGTAA
- a CDS encoding DEAD/DEAH box helicase, whose amino-acid sequence MELITENLPAAFGLLLGEAVSRLVDDHDQSLDKRAAMLRVETPKFSQSDGKMCFEFRMRPGRKLPYLVNLQIEPDVEEGDRDTLESPLDLSLRASVTCACSEFERAESRRTGSGRCSCTLAVAWWVHEQISRRNSEEVLLFLSDLKTDTVAAGRDVVNQLLKLTDEAHAKEEDTTTRVQWRIKISNNQLYGPVSINPFVQRLKKNSKGWSKGRQTPAFDLLRRDGEGTPVDSQIAALTSQPSSEMNRDYYHLFQSVDLLVGHPNVAWDDTSATPIEVSRGEISVALQPVEIDSLDDEERAGETQIERESDPAKRKTLYRVALQVPGIDIDINQCELVLGNLHPAQPVVLIAETNGNRLIIAALRDRRATRLISYLLKSDLHEVLVDDDAAHQLTMNIGQIGSLVRVDLPDQLAGPLEEIEAEMVLELRPRGGAGMFVRLSMFDSRLQDMMRPGEEPAIVPGITDQGPIRLVRDTKAEREHAGEVINRFQINQLVPEEPYGWVAQSDEQALDLLARLYDAGDEAPRMIWPEGETIRVRGEITPSALRVQIDDSKDWFGLSGTISVAGQEVNLEDLLTAVTERRALVRVGDREFAKISDAFRKRLEQLGDTLVADRGTLKVADAAVPAVQELLGTDVTLEVSARWSQVIENLDSLADYHPIKPDTLDVDFRDYQLDGYRWLARLSRWGVGGILADDMGLGKTVQTLGVLVDRAAGGPTLVVAPTSVGENWVRETQRFAPELNPVLYREGNRQQVIDAASPGDLVIVSYQLVQRDAKRFAAKRWNTLVLDEAQFIKNAQTKTSRAIRDLEADWRIALSGTPLENHLGELWSLLRTISPGLLGSWDRFRNRFADPIERHKDPERRESLARLVRPFILRRTKEKVLKELPPRTEITLQAHLSTEERAMYDEARVAALAELSGGDAKPGEHRMRTLAWLTKLRQLACHPRLVDRMWDKGSAKLSLLNSLVDELHDGEHRALIFSQFVKHLGLIRELLDERGIKYQYLDGATPAKERQRRVDAFQEGEGELFLISLKAGGTGLNLTAADYVIHLDPWWNPAVEDQATDRAHRIGQERPVTVYRLVASGTIEEQILEMHADKRELVAGVLDGTDRAAKMDTEDLIRLIKAGDR is encoded by the coding sequence ATGGAATTGATCACGGAGAATTTGCCGGCAGCGTTTGGATTGTTGCTCGGCGAAGCGGTTTCGCGGCTGGTGGACGATCACGATCAATCGCTCGACAAGCGGGCGGCGATGCTGCGAGTCGAGACGCCCAAGTTTTCTCAAAGCGACGGCAAGATGTGCTTTGAGTTCCGGATGCGTCCCGGACGAAAACTGCCCTATCTGGTGAACTTGCAAATCGAACCGGACGTCGAGGAGGGCGACCGCGACACGCTCGAGTCGCCGCTGGACCTGTCGCTTCGCGCTTCGGTGACCTGCGCGTGTTCGGAATTCGAACGCGCCGAATCGAGGCGGACTGGAAGCGGCCGATGCAGTTGCACCCTGGCGGTCGCCTGGTGGGTGCACGAACAGATCTCCCGACGCAACAGCGAAGAGGTGTTGCTGTTTTTGAGCGACTTGAAGACCGACACCGTCGCTGCCGGCCGTGACGTGGTCAACCAACTGCTGAAACTGACCGACGAAGCGCACGCCAAAGAGGAAGACACCACCACGCGGGTGCAATGGCGGATCAAGATTTCGAACAACCAACTGTACGGACCGGTCAGCATCAATCCGTTCGTCCAGCGGTTGAAAAAGAATTCCAAGGGTTGGTCCAAGGGGCGTCAGACTCCCGCGTTCGACCTGCTCCGACGTGACGGCGAAGGAACGCCGGTCGACAGCCAGATCGCGGCGCTCACGTCGCAACCGAGCTCGGAGATGAATCGCGATTATTACCACCTGTTTCAATCGGTCGATCTGTTGGTCGGGCATCCCAATGTCGCCTGGGACGACACCTCGGCGACGCCCATCGAAGTCTCCCGCGGTGAAATCTCGGTCGCGCTCCAGCCCGTCGAAATCGACTCCTTGGACGACGAAGAACGGGCCGGTGAAACGCAAATCGAACGCGAGTCCGATCCCGCCAAGCGAAAAACGCTGTACCGCGTCGCCTTGCAGGTGCCGGGGATCGACATCGATATCAATCAATGCGAATTGGTGCTGGGCAATTTACATCCCGCCCAACCGGTCGTGCTGATCGCCGAGACCAACGGCAATCGGCTGATCATCGCCGCGCTGCGCGATCGCCGCGCGACCCGCTTGATTTCCTATCTGCTCAAAAGCGACTTGCACGAAGTCTTGGTGGACGACGACGCGGCGCACCAATTGACGATGAACATCGGCCAAATCGGGTCGCTCGTGCGTGTCGATCTGCCGGACCAGCTCGCCGGACCGCTCGAGGAGATCGAAGCCGAGATGGTGCTGGAATTGCGGCCCCGCGGTGGCGCTGGAATGTTCGTCCGTCTGTCGATGTTCGATTCCCGATTGCAAGACATGATGCGTCCGGGTGAAGAACCGGCCATCGTGCCGGGCATCACCGACCAGGGACCCATTCGACTGGTCCGCGACACCAAGGCCGAACGTGAGCACGCCGGCGAAGTGATCAATCGATTCCAGATCAATCAACTCGTCCCCGAAGAACCCTATGGCTGGGTCGCGCAAAGCGACGAGCAAGCGTTGGATCTGTTGGCGCGGCTGTACGATGCCGGTGACGAGGCGCCGCGCATGATTTGGCCCGAAGGTGAAACGATTCGCGTCCGCGGTGAAATCACGCCCTCCGCCCTCCGCGTCCAGATCGACGATTCAAAAGACTGGTTCGGGCTTTCGGGAACCATTTCGGTTGCCGGACAAGAAGTCAATCTGGAAGATCTGTTGACCGCCGTGACCGAGCGTCGCGCGCTGGTTCGCGTCGGTGATCGCGAATTTGCAAAGATCAGCGATGCGTTCCGCAAGCGTTTGGAACAGCTCGGGGATACCCTGGTCGCCGATCGCGGCACTCTAAAAGTGGCCGATGCCGCCGTCCCCGCCGTTCAAGAATTGCTCGGCACCGACGTGACCTTGGAAGTGTCGGCCCGATGGAGTCAGGTGATCGAAAACTTGGACTCGTTGGCCGATTACCATCCGATCAAACCCGACACGCTGGACGTGGATTTCCGAGACTACCAGTTGGACGGCTATCGCTGGCTGGCGCGTTTGAGCCGCTGGGGCGTCGGCGGAATTTTGGCCGACGACATGGGGCTCGGGAAAACCGTGCAAACACTCGGTGTCTTGGTCGATCGTGCCGCCGGCGGTCCCACGCTGGTGGTCGCCCCGACCAGTGTCGGCGAGAATTGGGTTCGTGAAACGCAGCGGTTCGCCCCCGAACTCAATCCGGTCTTGTATCGCGAAGGCAATCGGCAACAAGTCATCGATGCGGCCAGCCCTGGCGACCTGGTCATCGTCAGTTATCAATTGGTCCAGCGTGACGCCAAGCGTTTCGCCGCCAAACGTTGGAACACGCTGGTCCTGGACGAAGCGCAGTTCATCAAAAATGCCCAAACCAAGACCTCCCGCGCCATCCGCGATCTCGAAGCGGATTGGCGGATCGCACTTTCGGGCACGCCGTTGGAAAACCACCTCGGGGAATTGTGGAGTCTGTTGCGGACGATCAGCCCCGGGTTGCTCGGATCGTGGGACCGCTTTCGGAACCGGTTTGCCGATCCGATCGAACGCCACAAAGATCCCGAACGCCGCGAGTCGCTGGCACGATTGGTCCGCCCCTTCATCTTGCGGCGCACGAAAGAAAAGGTGCTCAAAGAACTGCCACCCCGTACCGAAATCACCCTGCAAGCGCACCTCAGTACCGAAGAGCGTGCGATGTACGACGAGGCACGTGTCGCGGCGCTGGCCGAATTGTCCGGCGGGGATGCAAAGCCGGGCGAACACCGGATGCGAACGCTCGCCTGGTTGACCAAGCTGCGGCAATTGGCCTGTCACCCTCGACTGGTCGACCGGATGTGGGACAAGGGCAGCGCCAAACTCAGTTTGCTGAACTCGTTGGTCGATGAATTGCACGACGGCGAACACCGCGCGTTGATTTTCAGCCAATTCGTCAAGCACCTCGGACTGATTCGAGAATTGCTCGATGAGCGTGGGATCAAATACCAATACCTGGACGGCGCGACGCCGGCCAAAGAACGGCAGCGCCGGGTGGATGCCTTCCAGGAAGGCGAGGGCGAATTGTTCTTGATTTCGCTCAAAGCTGGCGGAACGGGTTTGAACCTTACCGCCGCTGATTACGTCATACACTTAGACCCCTGGTGGAACCCGGCTGTCGAAGATCAAGCCACCGACCGCGCGCACCGAATCGGGCAAGAACGTCCCGTGACGGTTTATCGATTGGTCGCGTCTGGTACGATCGAAGAACAGATTCTGGAGATGCACGCCGACAAACGCGAACTGGTCGCCGGTGTCTTGGATGGAACCGACCGCGCGGCGAAGATGGACACCGAAGATTTGATACGTCTGATCAAAGCGGGCGATCGATAA
- a CDS encoding 2Fe-2S iron-sulfur cluster-binding protein translates to MPKLTVEGVGSFEVAKGKRLVQALVDDAGTDQLHACGGVAKCTTCRVQFTDGEPPRMTEAERDTLAVRQISDAGVRLSCQIQCDHDMSVKLISRLEGSGRKDQGSPVADTIQPAPVWVEQDA, encoded by the coding sequence ATGCCGAAATTAACTGTCGAGGGCGTGGGTAGTTTTGAAGTCGCCAAGGGAAAACGATTGGTCCAAGCGCTCGTCGACGACGCGGGTACCGATCAACTACACGCATGTGGGGGCGTGGCAAAATGCACCACCTGTCGGGTCCAGTTCACCGACGGCGAACCCCCAAGAATGACGGAAGCCGAACGGGACACCCTTGCGGTGCGGCAAATCAGCGACGCGGGTGTTCGCTTGAGCTGTCAAATCCAGTGCGATCATGACATGAGTGTCAAATTGATCAGCCGTCTGGAAGGCAGCGGGCGCAAGGATCAAGGATCGCCCGTGGCGGACACGATCCAGCCCGCGCCGGTCTGGGTGGAACAGGACGCTTAA
- a CDS encoding serine/threonine-protein kinase translates to MEQPTPEEFARRIGDLGLAERRQVDHAMGELGGTEITLDSVIKQMQRRGLVTTLQTEKILRGDRVGYFYGDYKVLYLIGAGTFARVYRASKGDEVFAIKVLRKRFRDEPKEMEQFLREGSMGLKLRHPNIVSIHEVVADPRNPFLVMEFVEGQTLRELVRLRGKLPPKLALRLIHEVASGLAHAASMGISHRDLKLSNVLISSDGKAKLVDFGLAALSDRKNPEEIADCPNARAIDYAALERGTGVRKDDPRSDVFFAGNMLYHMLAGEPALTETRDRLARLNVSRFQEIKPISQFVPGIPGVVTQLLGKMMEFNPQKRIQSSAALQAEVRKAIDILEKGPGKASADGSTPSVGEHYDDDDVPTDEGEGYVVMLVESKAALQNAIRERLKSRGYRVLITQDPNRALSRFEPGDDPPADCVIFSAAELGTLALEAYNKFASDEHTSEIPSILLVDRRQARIISEARRGPRRQLLALPLKVRELRAGLIKVLTGTQRRPAGTY, encoded by the coding sequence ATGGAACAACCGACCCCCGAGGAATTTGCTCGCCGAATCGGAGACCTTGGGCTCGCCGAGCGGCGCCAAGTCGATCACGCGATGGGAGAGCTGGGCGGCACGGAAATCACGCTCGATTCGGTGATCAAGCAGATGCAGCGCCGCGGGTTGGTGACGACGCTGCAAACCGAAAAAATCCTCCGTGGCGACCGCGTCGGGTACTTTTACGGCGACTACAAGGTGCTGTATCTGATCGGTGCCGGTACGTTTGCGCGCGTGTACCGTGCCAGCAAGGGCGACGAAGTTTTCGCCATCAAAGTGCTTCGCAAGCGATTTCGGGACGAGCCGAAAGAGATGGAACAGTTTCTCCGCGAAGGAAGCATGGGATTGAAGCTGCGGCATCCGAATATCGTCAGCATCCACGAAGTCGTCGCCGATCCGCGGAATCCGTTTTTGGTGATGGAGTTTGTGGAGGGGCAGACGCTTCGGGAACTGGTCCGCTTGCGGGGAAAGCTGCCGCCCAAATTGGCACTGCGTTTGATTCACGAAGTCGCGTCCGGGCTGGCTCATGCGGCCAGCATGGGGATTTCGCACCGCGACTTGAAACTGTCCAACGTGCTGATTTCCTCCGACGGCAAGGCGAAACTGGTGGACTTCGGATTGGCGGCATTGAGCGACCGGAAAAACCCCGAAGAAATCGCCGATTGCCCCAATGCCCGGGCGATCGACTATGCCGCGTTGGAACGTGGGACGGGAGTCCGCAAGGACGATCCGCGTAGCGACGTTTTCTTTGCCGGCAACATGCTCTACCACATGCTGGCCGGTGAGCCGGCGCTGACCGAAACACGCGACCGGCTTGCCCGCTTGAATGTGTCGCGTTTTCAAGAGATCAAACCGATCAGCCAGTTCGTTCCCGGCATCCCCGGGGTCGTCACTCAGTTGCTCGGCAAGATGATGGAGTTCAATCCCCAGAAGAGAATTCAATCGTCGGCCGCGTTGCAGGCCGAGGTCCGCAAGGCGATCGACATTCTGGAAAAGGGCCCCGGCAAAGCGAGCGCCGATGGGTCAACGCCGAGTGTGGGTGAGCACTACGACGATGACGATGTGCCGACCGATGAGGGTGAAGGTTATGTCGTGATGTTGGTGGAATCCAAAGCGGCACTCCAAAACGCGATCCGCGAACGGCTCAAGTCGCGGGGGTACCGTGTGCTGATCACCCAGGACCCCAATCGTGCATTGTCGCGTTTTGAACCCGGCGACGATCCTCCCGCGGACTGCGTGATTTTCAGTGCCGCGGAGCTGGGGACGCTGGCGTTGGAGGCTTACAACAAGTTTGCCTCCGATGAACACACCAGCGAAATCCCCTCGATTTTGTTGGTCGACCGACGTCAAGCACGCATCATTTCAGAGGCCCGTCGTGGTCCCCGTCGGCAACTGTTGGCGTTGCCGTTGAAGGTCAGGGAGCTTCGCGCGGGGTTGATCAAAGTGCTCACCGGCACCCAGCGTCGTCCGGCGGGGACCTATTAA
- the argS gene encoding arginine--tRNA ligase, with amino-acid sequence MHLPSLFTGRVTDALSRCSFASQIDDPDRYAAMIRPAGNPKFGDYQSNCAMPIGKRVADSNPRQVAAELIEQLQLDDVCETPEIAGPGFINLRLKDSFLQDRLAEMLADDRCGVDPVASPKKILIDYSSPNVAKPMHVGHIRTTVIGNCLAKTLQFLGHEVVTDNHLGDWGTQFGIIIYGYKHFGDPEVVRQDPVPELAKLYRIVHQLMGYHKAIQNVPKYEAEIARLEDLHAAAVQEAEGAEGKDAKKKRKAAESLAKKVAAARSDLKSARAAIAATDADPVMKQRAQAHPQIANAVLDETSKLHADDPENIALWEQFLPHCKDEINRIYSRLNVTFDHTLGESFYHPMLGEIVDDLKQRGLASESDGAICVFLDQFDAPMIIQKRDGAYLYATTDLATLRYRQETFTPDEVLYVVDARQSEHFEKLFAVAEMTELIDAKLVHVSFGTVLGEDGRPMKTRSGTLIGLESLLDDAVEAAYQVVCNPDRLVKLQPPMDDQEKRLVSERVGIGAIKYADLSHDRTSDYKFNLSKMVALSGNTSTYAQYSFARTTSILRRNEVTEADVAERIEVSGITLTHPAERALGLQLLQFEEALQNVYEDYRPNHLVDYVYSTAEAFSKFNDQCHVLNAETDAIQNTRLALVVLTGRVIKQALELLGIEVVDRM; translated from the coding sequence ATGCATCTCCCTTCATTGTTCACCGGTCGCGTGACCGACGCGCTCTCGCGATGTTCCTTTGCCTCGCAGATCGATGACCCGGATCGATACGCCGCGATGATCCGGCCCGCCGGTAACCCCAAGTTCGGGGATTACCAATCCAACTGCGCGATGCCGATCGGAAAACGGGTCGCCGATTCCAATCCGCGCCAGGTTGCCGCGGAATTGATCGAGCAGCTGCAACTCGATGACGTTTGCGAGACGCCGGAGATCGCCGGCCCTGGGTTCATCAATCTCAGGCTCAAGGACAGCTTCTTGCAGGACCGTCTGGCAGAGATGCTCGCCGACGACCGCTGTGGCGTCGACCCGGTTGCGTCGCCTAAAAAAATCCTGATCGATTACTCCTCGCCCAACGTCGCCAAGCCGATGCACGTGGGCCACATTCGCACCACCGTGATCGGAAACTGTTTGGCCAAGACGCTTCAGTTTCTCGGGCACGAGGTGGTCACCGACAACCACCTCGGTGACTGGGGCACGCAGTTCGGCATCATCATTTACGGTTACAAACACTTCGGTGACCCCGAGGTGGTGCGCCAGGACCCGGTGCCGGAATTGGCCAAGCTGTATCGCATCGTGCATCAGCTGATGGGCTACCACAAAGCGATCCAAAACGTGCCCAAGTACGAAGCCGAGATTGCGCGGTTGGAGGACTTGCATGCGGCCGCGGTACAGGAAGCCGAAGGTGCCGAGGGAAAGGATGCCAAAAAGAAACGAAAGGCCGCCGAATCACTGGCCAAAAAAGTCGCAGCGGCGCGATCGGATCTGAAATCGGCCCGAGCGGCGATCGCGGCGACCGACGCGGATCCCGTGATGAAACAACGTGCCCAAGCACATCCCCAGATCGCCAACGCCGTCCTGGACGAAACGTCGAAACTGCACGCCGACGATCCGGAAAACATCGCGCTGTGGGAACAGTTTCTGCCGCACTGCAAAGACGAAATCAACCGGATTTACTCGCGGCTCAACGTGACCTTTGATCACACGCTGGGTGAGTCGTTTTACCACCCCATGCTTGGTGAAATCGTTGACGATCTCAAGCAACGGGGGCTGGCCAGCGAAAGTGACGGCGCGATCTGTGTGTTTTTGGATCAGTTCGATGCGCCGATGATCATCCAGAAACGCGACGGTGCCTACCTGTATGCCACCACCGATCTGGCTACCCTCCGTTACCGCCAGGAAACCTTCACGCCGGACGAAGTGTTGTATGTCGTGGACGCTCGGCAAAGTGAACACTTTGAAAAACTGTTCGCCGTCGCCGAAATGACGGAGCTGATCGATGCCAAACTGGTGCACGTCAGCTTTGGGACCGTGCTGGGCGAGGACGGGCGGCCGATGAAGACCCGCAGCGGAACCTTGATCGGGTTGGAAAGCCTGTTGGATGATGCCGTCGAAGCCGCCTATCAGGTCGTCTGTAATCCCGATCGGTTGGTCAAATTGCAGCCTCCCATGGATGACCAGGAGAAACGTTTGGTGTCCGAACGCGTCGGCATCGGCGCGATTAAATACGCCGATCTGTCCCACGACCGAACCAGCGACTACAAATTCAATCTCTCCAAGATGGTCGCCCTGTCGGGCAACACGTCGACCTATGCGCAGTACAGTTTCGCCCGCACGACCAGCATCTTGCGTCGAAACGAGGTGACCGAAGCCGACGTGGCCGAGCGGATCGAAGTATCCGGCATCACGCTGACGCATCCGGCCGAACGGGCGCTAGGATTGCAGTTGTTGCAGTTCGAGGAAGCGCTTCAGAATGTCTATGAAGACTACCGGCCGAATCACTTGGTCGACTACGTCTATTCGACCGCCGAAGCGTTTTCGAAGTTCAATGATCAGTGCCACGTGCTCAACGCCGAAACCGATGCCATCCAGAACACGCGGTTGGCGCTGGTCGTCCTGACCGGACGTGTGATCAAACAAGCGTTGGAATTGCTGGGCATCGAAGTCGTCGATCGGATGTAG
- the rsfS gene encoding ribosome silencing factor, with amino-acid sequence MTEHKPTDSQNPMVAPSRAIRPHGTTESRKIAAMAARVALENNGKDVVVIDVCGQSAEFDLFVLATGQSRRQLHAISEQIDDALEKGMGEKRDGIEGYDESRWIVLDYGSVVVHLFDEETREFYDLESLWADGTAIPLSELGIEQTD; translated from the coding sequence ATGACCGAACACAAACCTACTGATTCTCAGAACCCGATGGTCGCTCCGTCGCGGGCGATTCGACCCCATGGTACCACCGAAAGCCGGAAAATTGCAGCCATGGCGGCGCGTGTGGCCTTGGAAAACAACGGCAAAGACGTCGTCGTGATCGACGTTTGTGGTCAGTCGGCAGAATTCGACCTGTTCGTCCTGGCGACCGGCCAAAGTCGACGGCAATTGCACGCCATCAGCGAGCAAATCGACGATGCGCTGGAAAAAGGGATGGGCGAAAAACGCGACGGCATCGAAGGCTATGACGAAAGCCGCTGGATCGTCTTGGATTACGGCAGTGTCGTCGTCCACCTGTTCGATGAAGAGACGCGGGAGTTTTACGACCTGGAATCACTCTGGGCCGACGGGACTGCCATCCCACTCTCTGAGCTGGGTATCGAGCAGACCGACTGA
- a CDS encoding Gfo/Idh/MocA family protein yields the protein MTNVNNHKTTSPAQDSTSSRRQFLKKGSAVSAGITGAAMLPRAVRGAEPKDQGSNDVVRIGIVGLGGRGTGALSDTLTINEHIQLVATADVDANKQRVLSRLEKQFGDKVAVREDKNYVGIDAYKRILDDPEIDLVLMTTPPGFRPQYVMEAVDAGKHVFAEKPSCVDPAGYRICLQAHDKAVANKTAIVTGTQYRRQTNYVEAIRQIHEGAIGDVINMTARYCSTGIWHKTRKEGMSDTEYQIYNWMHFIWLSGDQIAEQAVHNIDVMNWVMQGPPESAYGSGGRFTRPDGSEMWDSNSIDYAYSGDRRVSFMCRQIPGSQSDVSNQIFGSEGTATIYGSNGGASIKDRDGNEVWSMKGDIQSAYRQEHKDLVDSIRAGDPIVELKETANSSMTAVLGRVAAYTGQKVTWDFLTNESQLDLFPSDFDYNGPRPEPSFAIPGKTKLI from the coding sequence ATGACGAACGTCAACAATCATAAAACCACTTCCCCGGCCCAAGATTCCACGTCGTCGAGACGTCAATTCTTGAAAAAGGGTTCGGCCGTTTCGGCCGGAATCACCGGCGCCGCGATGTTGCCTCGTGCCGTGCGGGGGGCCGAGCCCAAAGACCAAGGCAGCAACGACGTGGTCCGAATCGGCATCGTCGGGCTGGGCGGACGCGGTACCGGGGCGCTCAGCGACACGTTGACCATCAACGAGCACATCCAACTGGTCGCGACCGCGGACGTCGATGCCAACAAACAACGTGTCCTGAGTCGGCTGGAAAAACAATTCGGCGACAAGGTGGCCGTTCGCGAAGACAAAAACTACGTCGGAATCGATGCCTACAAACGCATCCTGGATGACCCCGAAATCGATCTGGTCCTCATGACCACCCCCCCGGGGTTCCGGCCGCAATACGTGATGGAAGCCGTCGACGCGGGCAAGCACGTGTTCGCCGAAAAACCGTCCTGTGTCGACCCCGCCGGCTATCGAATCTGTCTCCAGGCCCATGACAAAGCGGTCGCCAATAAAACCGCGATCGTCACCGGGACCCAATACCGCCGTCAAACGAACTACGTCGAAGCGATTCGCCAGATCCACGAAGGCGCCATCGGCGATGTCATCAACATGACCGCCCGATACTGCAGCACCGGCATCTGGCACAAGACACGCAAAGAAGGCATGTCGGACACCGAATACCAGATCTACAACTGGATGCACTTCATCTGGCTCTCCGGCGACCAAATCGCCGAACAAGCCGTGCACAACATCGATGTGATGAACTGGGTCATGCAGGGACCACCCGAGTCCGCGTACGGAAGTGGCGGCCGATTCACCCGTCCCGACGGCAGCGAAATGTGGGACAGCAACTCCATCGATTACGCCTATTCCGGTGACCGACGCGTCTCGTTCATGTGCCGACAAATCCCCGGATCGCAGAGCGACGTCAGCAACCAGATCTTCGGATCCGAGGGCACCGCCACGATCTACGGCAGCAACGGCGGCGCGTCGATCAAAGACCGTGACGGTAACGAAGTGTGGTCGATGAAAGGCGACATCCAGTCCGCCTATCGACAAGAGCACAAGGACCTGGTCGATTCGATCCGTGCCGGCGACCCGATCGTCGAACTCAAGGAAACGGCCAACAGCTCGATGACCGCCGTGCTCGGACGCGTCGCCGCCTACACCGGACAAAAGGTGACCTGGGACTTCCTGACCAACGAGTCGCAGTTGGACCTGTTCCCCAGCGATTTCGATTACAACGGCCCGCGTCCCGAGCCGTCGTTCGCCATCCCCGGCAAAACCAAGCTGATCTAG